The genomic region GGCCCCGCAGTCCACCGCGACGAAGGGGCCGCCGCTGCGCGGGGAGGCCGCGTGGATGGCGCGGGCGACGAGCTCCTTGCCGGTGCCGCTCTCGCCCTGGATGAGGACGGTCGCGTCGGTGGCCGCGACCCGGGCCGCGGTCTTGTAGACCTGCAGCATCGCCTCGCTCCGGCCGACCACGTTCTCGAGCCGGTACTTCTCGCGCAGGTCGCGCCGGAGCGCCTTGTTCTCGAGGGCGAGCTGCCGCTGCTTCACGGCGCGCGCCACCACGACCTTGATGGCGTCGATGTCGTACGGCTTGGAGACGTAGTCGAACGCCCCGCGCCGGATGGCCTCGACCGCGCCGTCGATGTTGCCGAAGGCGGTCACCAGGATCACCGGCGTGTCGGGGGCCTTCTGCCTGAACGCGTCGGTGACCTGCAGCCCGTCCACCTCGCCCATGCGGATGTCGGAGACCACGAGGTCGGGGGCGCCCTCGGCGCCCAGCCGGTCGAGCGCCTCGCGCCCGTCGGCGAGCGGGGTGACCTGGTACCCCTCGGAGCGGAGCAGCCGGGTGAGGAGGTCGCGGCTCGAGGGGTCGTCGTCGATGACGGTGATGCGGGCGGGTTCCATCTCGGGGATCCTAACGCGGTGGGGCCGAGGGCGGGGCCGGCACGAGCAGCGTGAAGGTGGCGCCGCGCCCGGGCTGGCTGTCCACCTCGATGCGCCCCTTGAGCGCGCTCGCGATCTCGCGGCAGATGGCGAGGCCGAGGCCGGTGCCCTTCCCGCGCGGCTTGGTGGTGTAGAACGGCTCGAAGATCCGCTTGCGCTCCTCCGGCGGGATGCCCGGCCCGGTGTCGGCCACCTGGAGGGCGAGGAGCCCGTCGTCGCGGCGGGCGCGGACCGTGAGCTTGCCCCCCTGGGCCATGGCGTCCACGGCGTTGGCGATGAAGTTGGTGAGCACGTGCCGGACGAGGGAGGGATCGAGCGCCACCCGGCCCAGGTCGCCCGGCACCTCGCGCGCGACCTGCAGCCGGCCGCGCACGTCGGCGGAGAGGGTGAGCGAGAGGGCCTCGTCCACCAGCGCCCCGACCTCCACCGGCTCCGGCGCCGGCGTGAGCGCGCGGGCCGAGTCGAGGAAGCGCCGGATGATGGCGGTCATCCGCTTCACCTCGCCCTCGACGATGGCGAGCTGCTCCCGCTCGTCGCCGGGGATGGCCGCGCTGCGGGCCAGCATCTGCACGTGGCCGCTGATGGCGTTGAGCGGGTTGCCGAGCTCGTGGGCGATGGTGCCGGAGAGCTGCCCGAGGGCGGCGAGCTGCTCCTTGCTGCCGAGGTCGCGCCGGGCCTCGACGAGCAGGTCGTTCAGCTCGGCGAGCTCGCGGTTCTTCTGGGCGAGGTCGGCGGTGGCGGCGTCCACCCGCTCCTGGAGCTGCTGGTTGAACCCGCGCAGCCGCTCCAGCATCGCCTCGAGGCCGCGCGCCACCTGGCCGATCTCGTCGGGCCGGCCGGTGCCGGGGACCCGGACCTCCTCGAGCGCCCCCTCCTCGACGCGCGCCATCGACGACGCCAGCGCCTCGAGCGGGCGGGCGAGCATGCGGCGGAGGATGAGGGTGAAGGCGACCACCAGCACGAGGCCGGAGACGCCGGTGACGGCGAGGAAGGCGCGGCGCTCCTTCTCGGCCAGCGACTCCGCGTCGGAGACGAAGGTCTCGACGCGCAGGGCGGCCACGGTGCGGCCGTAGGAGTCCTTCACCGGCAGGTCCACCTGCCAGGCGCGGGCCTCGCCCGAGCCCACCAGGAGCGCCGCCGGCTGGTCGGGGAAGTCGTACTCGCGCTGGGCGAAGAGGGTCTCCGGCCCGGCCGTGGTGAACTGGATCCGGATGACGTCGTCCACGCCGGGGTGGCGGATGGCGAGCTCGGCGGCCCGGATGTTCCGGTGCCGGCGCAGCGCGGCGGTGAGCCGGTCGGCGGCGCGGGCCGGATCGAAGCCGCGCGAGACGTCGTGCGACAGGTCGAGGTCGCCGCGGATGGAGCGCGCCACCTCGAGCGAGCGGTCGCGGACCGCCTGCTCCACGGCGCGCGCGGCGATCCGCTCGCCCACCCCCGCGGCGGTGGACATGGTGAGCACCAGGATGGCGCCGAAGAGGAGGGTGATCTGGAGCCGCAGCGACATGCGGGCGCTCCACCGCGAGCGGAAAGAAAAAGGGCCGGCCGCGTGCGATCGCGACCGGCCCCGAAAGCCTATCCGAAAACGGACGGACTTACTTCGCGGCCTCGGCCTTCTCGGCCTTCTCCGCCTTCTTCTCGGCCTTCTTGGCCTTCTTGGCGGCCTTCTTCTCCGCCTTCTTCTCGACCTTCTTCTCCTCCTTCTTCACCTCGGCGGCCGGAGCGGCCGGGGCGGCCGGGGCGGCCGGGGCGGCGGCGGCCGGGGCAGCCGGGGCGGCCGGGGCAGCGGCGGCGGCCGGGGCCGGCTCGGCGGCGACGGCGGAGGAGGCGAGGAACGCGGAGGCGACGAGGGCGCTGAGGATCTTCATGGGTGTCTCTCCCTGATGGAGTTTCTGGGGACGAATCCGTTCCGTCCGGCTCCGGTGCTTCGCAATCGGCGTGCCGCTCGGCCGCTCCGCCGTTCTTCCAGCAATGACGCCCGGTTGGCGCCCGGCGCGGCGCGGGCGGGGCGCGGGGAGCTGGCGCGGCGGGGAAAAGGGGGACGGTGTCCGGTCGAGGACTGTGCCGGGACTCCCCGGCGCGGGCTATAACCCCGGCGATGGCGACCATCGACTACACCGACCACCGCCCGGCTCGCCTGGAGGTGGAGTTCCACTTCGCCGCGGCCCACCGGCTGCCCCGCTACGACGGGCCGTGCTTCCGGATGCACGGCCACAACTACCGCTTCCTCGTCGCGGTGGAGGGGGACGTGGATCCCCGCACCGGCATGGTGGCCGACTTCGGGCGGGTGAAGGAGCTGGTCCAGGAGCACGTGGTCCAGCGGGTGGATCACCGCACCCTGAACGACTTCCTCGAGAACCCGACCGCGGAGAACATCGCCCGCTGGATCTTCGAGACCCTCGCGCCCAGGCTCCCGGGCCTCGCCGAGGTGCGGCTGTTCGAGATCCCGGGCTGCTGCGTGGTCTACCGGGGCGCGCTTGCCGGCCCGGCGTAAGGGGGGCACGGCCCGGCGGCGCCCCGCGCCCGCCCGCGCGGCGGTGGCCGAGGCGACGGCCCGCTTCCTCGACGCCCTGGCGCTCCCGCCCGGCGTGCGGCGCGGGCCCGACCTCGCCGCCACGCCGGCGCGCGTGGCCGAGGCCTGGCTGGAGGACCTCGTGGACGGCTACGGGCAGGACCCGGCCCGGATCCTCGGCGGGGCGATCGCCCGGGCCGGCGAGGACCTCGTCGCGGTGACCGGCATCGACTACCACTCCGTCTGCCCCCACCACCTCCTGCCCTCGCGCGGCGTGGCCCACGTCGCCTACGTGCCCGGCGGCAAGGTGGTCGGCTTCGGGCAGCTGGCCCGGCTCGTGGACTGCTTCGCCCACCGGCTGGTCCTCCAGGAGGAGCTCGCCGCCGACGTCGCCCGGGCGCTCGTCGAGCACCTCGGCGCCCGCGGCGCGGCCTGCGTGCTCGAGGCGGAGCAGTTCTGCATGACGGTGCGGGGCGAGCGCCGGCGCGAGGCGCGGGCCCACGCGCAGTGCTTCCTCGGCGCGTTCGCCCGCGACGAGGCCCTGCAGCGGCGCTTCCTGTCCCTCACCGGCGAGCCGCTGCCCGAGGAGGAGCCGCGGCGGCGCAGCGCCGGAGGCCGGCGGGGGGCGCGGTGAGCGTGGACGTCCGCCCCTTCGGCGCGGTGGTGACCGGCGGCGGCCGCGGCATCGGCGCGGCGGTCGCGGCGGCGCTGACGCGCGCCGGCGGGCGGGTCACGGTGGCGGCGCGATCGCTGGCGCAGCTCGAGGCGGTGGTGCGGCGCGGCGACGCCGCCATGGCGGCGCGGTGCGACGTCACCCGGGAGGCGGAGGTGGCGGAGCTCGTCGCCGCGCACGAGGCCCGGGTGGGCGCGTGCGACGTGCTCGTCTGCTGCGCCGGGATCCTCGAGCGCGGCCTCGTCGAGCGGCTCGCGCCGGAGCGGTTCCGCGCCGTGCTCGAGGTGAACCTCACCGGGGCCTTCCTCTGCGCCCGGGCGGCGCTGCCCGGCATGAAGGGGCGGCGGCGCGGGCGCATCGTCAACGTCGCCTCCATCTCCGGCACCCTGGGCACGCCCGAGGGGAGCGCCTACAACGCGTCGAAGTGGGGGCTCATCGGCTTCACCAAGTCGCTCGCCGAGGAGCTGCGCGGCGCCGGCGTGCAGGCGCTCTCGGTCTCGCCCGGCTCGGTGGACACGGAGATGCTGCGGGAGACGCCGTTCGAGCCGCAGATGACCCCCGCCGAGGTGGCGAAGGTGATCGCCTTCTGCGCGCTCGAGGCGCCCGACGCCATGAACGGCGCCAACGTGGAGGTCTTCGGATGAGCCTCGCCCCCGAGGTCCTGGAGGCCCTGGTCCGGGCGCTCGGGCCGGAGAAGGTGAGCGCGGACCGGGAGCGGCTCGAGCCGTACGGCCGGGACGAGTCGGAGCTGGGGCTCTACCCGCCCGACGCGCTGGTGCTCGCCGCGGGCGCCGAGGACGTGCGCCGGGTCTTCGAGGTGGCGAGCCGCCACCGGGTGCCGGTGGTGCCGGTGGGCGCCCGCTCCGGCAAGTCGGGCGGCACGCTCGCCCTGCGCGGCGGGATCGCGCTCTCGCTCGAGCGGATGGACCGGATCCTCGAGATCCGGGCCGAGGACCTCACCGCGCGCGTCGAGCCGGGCGTGATCACCGGCCGCTTCCAGGCGGCGGTGGAGGCGAGCGGGCTCTTCTACCCGCCCGACCCCAACTCGCTCGACCTCTGCACGCTCGGCGGCAACGTGGCCGAGAACGCCGGCGGGCCGCGGGCGCTCAAGTACGGGGTCACGCGCGAGTACGTGCTGGGGCTGGAGGTGGTGCTGCCCACCGGCGAGGTGCTCCGCACCGGGAAGCGCAGCATCAAGGGGGTCGCCGGGTACGACCTCACCGCGCTCTTCGTGGGCAGCGAGGGGACGCTCGGGGTGGTCACCGGGATCACCCTCAAGCTGTTGCCCCGGCCGCGCCACGTGGCGACGGCGCTGGTCTGCTTTCGCTCGGTGGAGGACGCGTCGCGGGCGGTCGCGCGGGTGCTCTCCGAGGGCGTGATCCCGCGCTGCCTGGAGCTCCTCGACGACGTGGCGCTCCGGGCCTGCGCCCGCACCTCGCCGTTCCGCTTCCCCGAGGAGGCCGGCGCGGCGCTGCTCGTGGAGACCGACGGCAACGACGAGGAGCAGGTCTTCGCGGAGATCGCCCGCGTCGCGGAGGCGGTGGCGGGCGACGCGGCCGGGGAGGTGATCGTCGCCCAGAACGAGGCGCAGCGGCGCGAGATCTGGGAGACCCGCAAGTACCTCTCGGTGAACCTGAAGGCGCTCCACCCGAGGAAGCTCTCGGAGGACGTCGCGGTGCCGCGCTCGCGCATCCCGGAGATGGTGGCCGTCACCCGCGAGATCGGGCGGCGCCACGGCTTCGAGGTCGCGACCTACGGCCACGCCGGCGACGGCAACCTGCACGCCAACGTGCTCTTCGACGCCGAGGAGGAGCGGCCCCGGGTGGAGGCGGCGGTGGGCGAGGTGCTGCGGGCGGCGGTGGACCTCGGCGGCACCATCACCGGCGAGCACGGGGTGGGGCTCGCGAAGCGCGACTTCCTCGAGTACGAGCAGGGCGCCGAGCAGGTGGCGCTGCAGCGGCGGCTCAAGGCGGTGTTCGATCCGCTCGGGATCCTGAACCCGGGGAAGATCTTCCCGGAGCGGGGCTGAGGGGAGGCGCCGCCCCTCCCCACGCGGTGGGGAGGGAGCGCCTCGGGGGGCGCTCGAAGGTTCCCTCCCCCGCGGAGCGGGGGAGGGTGAGGGAGGGGCGGGGGCGGGCGCTACGCCTTCGCGGCGAGCAGCTGCTTCCCGTAGGCGTAGCCGCGGTCGAACGCCTTCATGTTGAGCTCGACGGTGGCGGGCGGGACCGAGTCCTTCACCGCCTCGCGCGCGGCCTGCTCGCTCACGAGCCCGGTCACGGCGGTGAAGAAGCCCACCATGACGATGTTGAGCACCATCTTCTTGCCGAGCTCCTCGGCGATGCGCGTCGCCGGGACGGCGTAGACCTTCACCGTCGGCGGCAGCCCGGCCGGCTTCACGAGGTCCTCCTCGATGAGGAGCGTGCCGTCCGGCCGGAGCTCCGGCGAGAACTTCACGAAGGCGTCCTGCGACATCGCCACCATGAGGTGCGGCCGGTGGACGTACGGGTAGAGGATGGGGCTCGTGTCCACCACCACCTGGGCGCTGCACGCCGAGCCGCGCGCCTCCGGCCCGAAGGCCTGGGTGAGGCAGGAGTGCTTGTCGTCGAAGAGCGCCGCCGCCTTGCCGATGATGATGCCGCCGAGGATGACGCCCTGGCCGCCGAGGCCGCCGATCTTGATCTCCGTGGGACCCATTGTCTTCCTCCTAGGCCTTGCCCGGCGAGGTGTAGGGGACGTACTTCGTGCCGAGCGCCTTCGACAGGCGCGCCTCCATCGCCTCCTCGAGCGTGGGGCGCTCGATGTCGACGAACTTCCCGACCGGGATCTCGTCGCGGAAGTCGAGCCCGACCTCGCGGGTGTCGGCGCCGTTCATCACCACGCTCTTCTCCTGGTAGAACTTCATCTCGTCGAGCCCCTCGCCGAGCTTGTTGCGGCGCAGGTACAGGGTGGGGCAGGGGGCGATGATCTCGATGAAGCGGAAGCCCTTCTTCGAGAGCGCCTCGCCCATGGTCTTCGCGATCTGCCGCACGTGGTAGGCGGTCCAGCGCGCGACGAAGACGCCGCCGCAGGACGCGACCAGGTGGGGCAGGTTGAAGGACTGCTCGTAGGCGCCGTAGGGCGTGGTCGAGGCGATGGCCGGGTTGGGCGTGGTGGGGGTCACCTGGCCGCCGGTCATGCCGTACGTGAAGTTGTTCACGCAGACCACGAGGAGGTCGGCGTTGCGCCGGGCGGCGTGGATGAGGTGGTTGCCGCCGATGGCCGAGAGGTCGCCGTCGCCGGAGTAGACCACCACGTTCAGGTCCGGGCGGGCCAGCTTGAGGCCGGTCGCGAACGGGATGGCGCGGCCGTGGGTGGTGTGGAACGAGTCGAGCTTGAGGTAGCCCGCCACGCGGCCGGTGCACCCGATGCCGCTCACCACCGCCACCTTCTCGAGGTCGAAGCCGGAGGCGTCGAGGGCGCGCGTGAAGCAGTTCACCGTGGTGCCGATGCCGCAGCCCGGGCACCAGATGCTCGGCATGCGCTCCTTGCGCAGGTACTTGTCGACCGGGTTCTCACGAACGGGCGCGCTCATCGAACGGCCTCCAGGATGGCGTTGAGGATGACCTCGGGGTTGTGGACGGTGCCGCCGACGTGCGGGACCCCGACGGTCTTGCAGCGGCCGCCGGCGATGCGCTCCACCTCGAGCATCATCTGGCCCATGTTGAGCTCCGGCACCACGAAGGCCTTCACCTTGCGCGAGAGCTCGATGATCTGCTTCTCCGGGAAGGGCCAGGCGGTGATGAGCCGGAACGAGCCGACCTTCACGCCCTGATCGCGCGCCGCCTGGATGGCCTTCTCGGCGATCCGGGAGGTGATGCCGTAGCTCACCACCACCACCTCGGCGTCGTCGAGGTGCTTCTCCTCCCACCGCACGATCCGGTCGGCGTTGAGGACGATCTTGTCGAAGAGCCGGCGCTGCATCTTCTCCTGCGCCGCGACGGTCATGGCCGGGTAGCCGCGCTCGTCGTGGGTCAGGCCGGTGACGTGGATGCGGTGGCCCTGGCCCGGCATCGCCATCTCGGGGACGAGGGTCCCCTCGGCGGGCTCGAAGAGCTTGAAGGTGCCGGGCGTCTTCTTGGTGAACTTGCGCGGGGTGACCGGGATCCGCTCCGCGGACGGGATGACCACCTTCTCGGTCATGTGGCCGACCACCTCGTCGAGCATCACCAGCACCGGGACCCGGAACTCCTCCGCCAGGTTGAACGCCTCGACGGTGAGGTCGAAGCACTCCTGCGGCGAGTTGGGGCAGAGGGCGATGATCCGGTAGTCGCCGTGCGAGCCGAAGCGGGCCTGCATCATGTCGCCCTGCGCCGGCTGCGTCGGGAGGCCGGTGGAGGGGCCGGCGCGCTGCACGTCGACGTAGACGCAGGGGGTCTCGGTGATGGCGGCGTAGCCGAGGTGCTCCATCATGAGCGAGAAGCCCGGGCCGGAGGTGACGGTGAGGGCCTTGGCGCCGCCCCAGGCGCCGCCGAGCAGGGCGATGGAGGCGGCGAGCTCGTCCTCGAACTGGAGGAAGCGGCCGCCGACCTGCGGGAAGCGCTGGGCGATGCGCTCCACCACCTCGGTGGACGGGGTGATGGGGTAGCCGGCGGCGAAGCGGCAGCCGGCGGCGATGGCGCCCTCGCTGCAGGCGTGGTCGCCGTCGAGGTAGTGGCTGCCGGTAAGGACTCCGGGGGAGCTGGCGTTGGACATGGTCGGTCTCCTCAGGCGGCCGCGCCTTCGAGCTTCTCGCGGTAGCCGTAGATGGCGAAGTCGGGGCAGTAGAGGCCGCACATGTCGCAGCCGTTGCACTTCTCGGGCTTCGCGAGGAACGGGGGGTGGTAGCCCTTGGCGTTGTAGCCGGCCTCGAGGTCGAGGGCCTCGAGGGGGCAGAACTCCACGCAGAAGCCGCAGCCCTTGCAGTGCTCGCGGTTCACCACCACGACCCCGCGGAACTTCTTGTCCTTCTTGGCCGCTGGCGCGGTCTCCGTCGTCATCGTCTCTCCCTCGGCGCGCGGGCCGGGAACGGGTTCACGAAGAGTCCCGCTCCTACACCCCGCGTGTGGGTCTGACAAGCGTCATTGACGATCCGTGTATTCGACTCGCGGTGACGACGATTGCGCCGCGCGCGGCGATCCCGTTGTGATGCAGGCCACTTCCGCCGGGGCGGGCGCCGGCCGCGCGGGCGCGGGGGAGCGCCCAACTATTTTTCGCGCTGGGTGAGGGGCTGTCGGCGATCAAGGTCGGGACGGGGCGACTTGATCGAACGGGGTCGCCGGGGGCCGATCCCGAGCCCGGAGAGCGCCCTATCTGCCCGCAAGGACGGGAAGTCCCGGGTGGGGCGCAAAAACTGCGGACGCCTTGACACTCATAGGAAAAGTGGGGATAACGACCACCCGAAAACGCCTGTGATTGCTTGACGGGGCTCGCCGGGACCGGAGACGGTCGCTGAAGCCGACGACGGGCCTTTTTCGCGCTGTTCGGCTCCTAACCCGAAGGAGTGTGAAGGCCGAATGTCCACACCAGCCACCCCCAGCGACCGCAAAATCGAGCAGGTCGACACCGTCACCATCCGCTTCGTGGGCGACTCCGGCGACGGCATGCAGCTGACCGGAACCGAGTTCACGAAGGCCTCCGCGCTCGCGGGCAACGACCTCGCGACCTTCCCCGACTATCCGGCCGAGATCCGCGCGCCGGCCGGCTCGCTCTTCGGCGTCTCCGGCTACCAGCTCAACTTCTCCTCCCGCGACATCCACACGCCGGGCGACGCGCCCGACGTGCTCGTGGCCATGAACCCGGCCGCGTTCAAGACCAACCTCGCCGATCTCAAGGTCGGCGGGATGCTGATCGTGAACACCGGCGCCTTCAACGCGCAGAACCTCGAGAAGGCCGGGTACAAGTCGAACCCGCTCGACGACGCGGCGCTGAAGCAGAACTACAAGGTCTTCGCGGTGGACATCAGCGCCCTCACCGAGGCGGCGCTCCAGGGCTCGGGCCTCTCCGCCAAGGAGATCGCCCGCTGCAAGAACTACTTCGCGCTCGGCCTCATGTTCTGGCTCTACAACCGGGACGCCGAGCACGAGATCGGCAACATCAACAAGAAGTTCGCCAAGAAGCCGCCCATCGCCGCGGCCAACGTGGCGGTGTTCAAGGCCGGCTACAACTTCGGCGAGACCTCGGAGCTGTTCCACGCCTCCTACGAGGTCCCGGCGGCGAAGCTCGCGCCCGGCGTCTACCGGAACATGACCGGCAACTACGCCACCGCGCTCGGGTTCGCCGCGGTGGCCCGCCAGACCGGCCGGCAGGTCTTCCTCGGCAGCTACCCCATCACCCCCGCCACCGAGATCCTCCAGGAGATGTCGAACCTGAAGGAGGACGGGGTGGTGACCTTCCAGGCCGAGGACGAGATCGCCGGCATCGGGTCGGCCATCGGCGCGGCCTTCGGCGGCGCGCTCGCCTGCACCAGCACCTCCGGCCCGGGCCTCGCCCTCAAGTCGGAGATGATCGGCCTCGCCTGCATCACCGAGCTGCCGCTCGTCATCGTCAACGTGCAGCGCGGCGGCCCGTCCACCGGCATGCCGACCAAGACCGAGCAGGCCGACCTGCTCTTCTCCCTCTACGGGCGGCACGGCGAGTGCCCGGTCCCGGTGCTCGCGGCGCAGAGCCCCGCCGACTGCTTCTACTCGGCGATGGAGGCGATGAAGATCGCGGTGAAGTGGATGACCCCGGTCATCCTGCTGACCGACGGCTACCTCGCCAACGGCTCCGAGCCGTTCCGTATCCCCGATCCGTCCGAGCTGCCGAAGGTGAAGGTGAGCTACCAGACGGCGGCGAACGGCGAGGCCGGCGAGTTCCTCCCGTACAAGCGCGACGCCAAGCTCGTCCGCCCCTGGGCGGTCCCCGGCACGGCCGGCCTCGAGCACCGCGTCGGCGGCCTCGAGAAGGACTCGCTCTCCGGCATGGTCTCGTACGACGGCGCGAACCACGAGAAGATGGTCCGCACCCGCGCGCAGAAGGTGGCCAACGTCGTCGAGGACGTCCCCGACGTGAAGGTGAGCGGCCCGGAGAAGGGGAAGGTCCTCCTGCTCTCCTGGGGCGGCACCTACGGCTCCGTCCGCACCACCGCCGAGGCGCTCCAGGCGGAGGGGAAGAGCGTGGCCCACGCGCACCTGCGCTGGCTCAACCCGCTGCCGAAGAACCTCGGCGCGGTGCTCCGCAGCTACGAGAAGGTGGTCATCCCCGAGGTGAACGCGGGTCAGCTCGCCTTCTACGTCCGCGCCAGCTTCCCCGGCGTCGATCCGGTGCAGTTCAACCGGATCAACGGCAAGCCCATCAAGACGTTCGAGCTGGCCGCCGCCGTTCGCGAGCTGCTCTAGGCCAGGAGAGGACCGACCATGGAAACCACGACCAACGGCCAGAACGGCGCCCCCGCGCTGCCCCTCTACACCAAGAAGGACTTCGAGTCCGGCGTCGATCCGCGCTGGTGCCCGGGCTGCGGCGACTTCTCGATCATCAACCAGGTCCAGAAGCTGCTGCCGACGGTGGGCGTCCCTCGCGAGAAGATCGTCTTCATCTCCGGCATCGGCTGCTCGAGCCGCTTCCCGTACTACATGAACAACTACGGGATGCACACGCTCCACGGCCGGGCCCCGAGCTTCGCCTCGGGCCTCAAGGTGTCGCGGCCGGACCTGATGGTGTGGGTGATCACCGGTGACGGCGACGCGCTCGCCATCGGCGGCAACCACTTCATCCACGCGATGCGGCGCAACATGGACATCAAGCTGGTGATGTTCAACAACCGCATCTACGGCCTCACCAAGGGGCAGGTCTCGCCGACCTCCGAGCTCGGCAAGAAGACCAAGACCACCCCGTACGGCTCGCCCGACTACCCGTTCAACCCGCCCGCCCTGGCGCTCGGCGCCGGCGCCACCTTCGTCGCCCGCACCGTGGACGTGGAGGGCGCGCACATGGGTGGCGTGCTCAAGGCGGCGGCCGAGCACAAGGGCAGCACCTACGTCGAGGTCTACCAGAACTGCCCGGTGTTCAACGACGGCGCCTACACCTACATGACCGAGAAGGCCGTCCGCGCCGACTCGATCCTGCGGATGGAGCAGGGCAAGCCCCTCCTCTTCGGCAAGGACGGCAAGAAGGGCATCCGGTTCAACCCGCAGACGGTGCACCTCGAGGTGGTGACCGTCGGCGAGAACGGGATCACCGAGAAGGACATCCTGGTCCACGACGCGACGCACGAGGATCCGACCATCGCCTTCATGCTCGCGAACCTCACCGGCAAGCCCGGCTTCCCCACGCCGATCGGCGTCTTCCGCGACGTGCGGCAGCCGACCTGCGACGAGCTCACCTGGCAGCAGATCGCCGAGGTGAAGGAGAAGAAGGGCGAGCCGACGCTCGAGAAGCTGCTGGCGAGCGGCGAGACCTGGACCGTGAAGTGAGCCGCGCCGGGCGCTGACCGCCCGCGCGACGAGAGACCGGCGCCGCGATCCTCCGGGGTCGCGGCGCCGCTTCGTTTCGGGGTGCCCCCGCGCCCGCCGCCGCGGTCAGCCCCCGCAGGCGAGGGCGGCGCGCAGGCTCTGCTCGCACCGCGGGCTCCCGGCCGCGAGCTCGAGGCAGCGGCGGCAGGCGCGGGCCGCCTCGGCGCACCGCGAGAGCCGCACGAGCGAGATGCAGAGGCCGTGCAGGGCCTCGGCGGAGCCGGGCCGCAGCTCCACCGCGCGCCGGTAGCTCTCGGCGGCCCCGGCCGGATCGCCCGCGTGCCAGGAGAGGAACGCGAGGTCGTGGTGGGCCTCGTAGAGCTCCGGGTGGCCCTCGAGCAGGTGCAGGTAGGCGCGGCGGGCCTCCGCGAAGGACTCGGCGCGGCGCGAGGGCTCGGCGCGCCCCTCCTCCACGAGCGCCCGGGCGAGGTTGAGCCGCGCGTCGGCGAAGTCCGGGTCCACCTGGAGCGCCTGCCGGAAGCGCTCCCGCGCCGCCTCGCGGTCGCCCTCCTCGAGCAGCACCACCCCCAGGTTGTTGTGCCCCTCGGCGAAGTCGCGGTCCGCCTTCACCGCGGCCTCGAACCAGCGCCGGGCGGGCCCCGGCCGCCCCCGGCGCTGCTCCACCACGCCGGCGCCGTTGAGCGCCTCGGGGAGCTCGTCGTTGAACTCGAGCGCGTGCTGGAAGGCCACCTCCGCCCGCTCGAGCTCGCCGCGCTGCAGGTAGTCGTAGCCCTTGCGGACCTCCTCGAGCGCGCGCTCGTGCACCGGACGCGGCGCGCAGGCGAGGAGGAGGACGGGGAGGGCGAGCGAGGCGGAGCGGCGGAGCGGACGCATCACCCGGCGCTTTGCCATGCGCGTGCCACGGTCCCGCTCCCGGCGGTCCGCGAACGGCGCGAGGGGCGCGGGCCGCGCCGGGCCGCCCCGCGGACCGACGAGCCGCGCCGCGGACTTCGCGCCTCCCGGCGCGCTCAGGAGGGGAGTAGACCCCGAAGGGGCGAACCGCGGGTCCGGAACGATT from Anaeromyxobacter paludicola harbors:
- a CDS encoding 2-oxoacid:acceptor oxidoreductase subunit alpha, with the translated sequence MSNASSPGVLTGSHYLDGDHACSEGAIAAGCRFAAGYPITPSTEVVERIAQRFPQVGGRFLQFEDELAASIALLGGAWGGAKALTVTSGPGFSLMMEHLGYAAITETPCVYVDVQRAGPSTGLPTQPAQGDMMQARFGSHGDYRIIALCPNSPQECFDLTVEAFNLAEEFRVPVLVMLDEVVGHMTEKVVIPSAERIPVTPRKFTKKTPGTFKLFEPAEGTLVPEMAMPGQGHRIHVTGLTHDERGYPAMTVAAQEKMQRRLFDKIVLNADRIVRWEEKHLDDAEVVVVSYGITSRIAEKAIQAARDQGVKVGSFRLITAWPFPEKQIIELSRKVKAFVVPELNMGQMMLEVERIAGGRCKTVGVPHVGGTVHNPEVILNAILEAVR
- a CDS encoding 4Fe-4S dicluster domain-containing protein, which encodes MTTETAPAAKKDKKFRGVVVVNREHCKGCGFCVEFCPLEALDLEAGYNAKGYHPPFLAKPEKCNGCDMCGLYCPDFAIYGYREKLEGAAA
- a CDS encoding 2-oxoacid:acceptor oxidoreductase subunit alpha — protein: MSTPATPSDRKIEQVDTVTIRFVGDSGDGMQLTGTEFTKASALAGNDLATFPDYPAEIRAPAGSLFGVSGYQLNFSSRDIHTPGDAPDVLVAMNPAAFKTNLADLKVGGMLIVNTGAFNAQNLEKAGYKSNPLDDAALKQNYKVFAVDISALTEAALQGSGLSAKEIARCKNYFALGLMFWLYNRDAEHEIGNINKKFAKKPPIAAANVAVFKAGYNFGETSELFHASYEVPAAKLAPGVYRNMTGNYATALGFAAVARQTGRQVFLGSYPITPATEILQEMSNLKEDGVVTFQAEDEIAGIGSAIGAAFGGALACTSTSGPGLALKSEMIGLACITELPLVIVNVQRGGPSTGMPTKTEQADLLFSLYGRHGECPVPVLAAQSPADCFYSAMEAMKIAVKWMTPVILLTDGYLANGSEPFRIPDPSELPKVKVSYQTAANGEAGEFLPYKRDAKLVRPWAVPGTAGLEHRVGGLEKDSLSGMVSYDGANHEKMVRTRAQKVANVVEDVPDVKVSGPEKGKVLLLSWGGTYGSVRTTAEALQAEGKSVAHAHLRWLNPLPKNLGAVLRSYEKVVIPEVNAGQLAFYVRASFPGVDPVQFNRINGKPIKTFELAAAVRELL
- a CDS encoding 2-oxoacid:ferredoxin oxidoreductase subunit beta; this translates as METTTNGQNGAPALPLYTKKDFESGVDPRWCPGCGDFSIINQVQKLLPTVGVPREKIVFISGIGCSSRFPYYMNNYGMHTLHGRAPSFASGLKVSRPDLMVWVITGDGDALAIGGNHFIHAMRRNMDIKLVMFNNRIYGLTKGQVSPTSELGKKTKTTPYGSPDYPFNPPALALGAGATFVARTVDVEGAHMGGVLKAAAEHKGSTYVEVYQNCPVFNDGAYTYMTEKAVRADSILRMEQGKPLLFGKDGKKGIRFNPQTVHLEVVTVGENGITEKDILVHDATHEDPTIAFMLANLTGKPGFPTPIGVFRDVRQPTCDELTWQQIAEVKEKKGEPTLEKLLASGETWTVK
- a CDS encoding tetratricopeptide repeat protein; this translates as MAKRRVMRPLRRSASLALPVLLLACAPRPVHERALEEVRKGYDYLQRGELERAEVAFQHALEFNDELPEALNGAGVVEQRRGRPGPARRWFEAAVKADRDFAEGHNNLGVVLLEEGDREAARERFRQALQVDPDFADARLNLARALVEEGRAEPSRRAESFAEARRAYLHLLEGHPELYEAHHDLAFLSWHAGDPAGAAESYRRAVELRPGSAEALHGLCISLVRLSRCAEAARACRRCLELAAGSPRCEQSLRAALACGG